In a single window of the Acipenser ruthenus chromosome 20, fAciRut3.2 maternal haplotype, whole genome shotgun sequence genome:
- the LOC131698936 gene encoding zinc finger protein 397-like, whose translation MESVAIDQFLSVLDPGTRDWVARNTPNTMERAVELAEAYEDAALRQDPSPAPVKPKAPTPAPRFPPKPVASIDPSGASPPKWRMRLAPSWARSTPWNPPSGGVGNKQPASVAPPPLICFRCHEAGHIARMCPAAMECDVASRYPAAPEDP comes from the exons ATGGAGTCGGTGGCTATCGACCAGTTCTTGTCTGTGCTAGATCCAGGGACCCGGGACTGGGTGGCCAGGAACACCCCAAACACCATGGAGCGAGCAGTGGAACTGGCGGAGGCGTATGAAGATGCAGCCCTTCGACAGGACCCCAGCCCAGCTCCCGTGAAACCGAAGGCCCCGACTCCAGCCCCTCGTTTCCCACCGAAGCCGGTGGCTTCCATCGACCCATCGGGCGCCTCGCCTCCAAAGTGGAGAATGAGGTTAGCCCCCAGCTGGGCCAGATCCACTCCCTGGAACCCACCAAGTGGTGGGGTAGGGAACAAGCAGCCGGCGTCGGTAGCGCCACCCCCTCTCATCTGCTTCCGGTGTCACGAGGCTGGACATATTGCCAGGATGTGTCCCGCTGCCATGGAATGTGATGTGGCCTCTCGCTATCCAGCTGCACCGGAGG ACCCCTGA